From Thermodesulfobacteriota bacterium:
ATCGGCAGCAGGTACCCCGTGTAGGCGCCGAACAGGGCGAGGAGGAGGAGCCCGACGCCCGTCATCCAGTTCCGCTCCCGCGCGCCCGCGTACGCCCCCGTGAGGACTACCCGGAGCACGTGCAGAAAGACCAGGCAGAGAAGGAGGTGGGAAAGCATGCGGTGAAGGGCCCGGATATAGCTCCCGCCGGTCACCGAGGATTCTAGGAACAGGATCGACCGGTACGCGCCTTCCGGCGTCGCCTGGTAGTAGAAGAGGAGGAGCAGGCCGGTGACCGCCAGCAGGAGCATCGCCGTGAAGGCCAGCCCGCCCAGGCAGAAGGTGTACGCGATCGAGAGGTCCCGCTCGCGCACGACCCTGGGGAAGAGATGCCTGACGAAATCCTCGAACAATCGCCCTCCGATGCGGTGTCGTTCCGCTACAGGTAGACCAGGAGCCGGTCCCCTTTTTCCTCCACGGCGTATCGCGGCAGGGGCTTGTCCGCCGGCCCCTTGAGCACGTTCCCCCTCCGGTCGAACACGCTTCCGTGGCAGGGGCAGACCAGTTCCCCGGGAGTCACCGCAACCGTGCACCCGAGATGCGTGCACGAAAGCCCGATGGCATGGTACCCCGTTTCGTCCCGGATGACCGCCACCCGCCGCTCGTTGTACACGAGCGCGCCGTGCCGCGGCACCTCGGCCGCGGGCACCGAAAACGAGGCGCTTTTCGCCGGCAGCCGCGGGGAGAGGAACTTCCTCAGGAACAACAGGGAGGCGAGCGCCGCGGCGCCCGCCGCTACCGCCCCGAGGAAGCCTCTACGCTTTCGGTCCACCTTCTCCATCGCTCGATGTACGCCCGCTGATATTCCGGGCCTTTCGCGGACATCCGCGAAAACGCCGCATTGTCGTAGAAGCTCCCGTTCGCCACCCGCTGCCCCTCCTGCGTCCAGAAGGAGGCCAGTCCCAATCCGTCCCGGGAAATG
This genomic window contains:
- a CDS encoding cytochrome b N-terminal domain-containing protein; translation: MFEDFVRHLFPRVVRERDLSIAYTFCLGGLAFTAMLLLAVTGLLLLFYYQATPEGAYRSILFLESSVTGGSYIRALHRMLSHLLLCLVFLHVLRVVLTGAYAGARERNWMTGVGLLLLALFGAYTGYLLPMDQLSFWATRTGMELLAVAPLGGVVRDILVPDGVGKPVSLLRFYALHVAVVPGLMFALAFVHFFLVRRNKGVLPYL
- a CDS encoding Rieske (2Fe-2S) protein, with the protein product MEKVDRKRRGFLGAVAAGAAALASLLFLRKFLSPRLPAKSASFSVPAAEVPRHGALVYNERRVAVIRDETGYHAIGLSCTHLGCTVAVTPGELVCPCHGSVFDRRGNVLKGPADKPLPRYAVEEKGDRLLVYL